The Candidatus Thorarchaeota archaeon DNA window AAGAGCTGAGATTCTCCGAGATGTGTCAAATGAGTTGCTCCAGCCAGTCGCCATCGCGAAGGACTTGGATGAAATCGAAGGAGAGACTGTAGTTGCTGTTGTTCCAGAGGTCAACGCGCTCTTGGAGGAGCTTGCTGATCTAACCGGACTAGGTGAAAAAGAGCTCGAAGCTTTCCGTTCTGACTTGGCGAGAATGAAAGCTAGTGAGCGGCCTGGTTTCATAAGAGAAGTGATACAACAAGAGAAGGCGAGGAAAACAGAAGAGGGAGTTCTGGTTGAGGAGCCAGCAGAAGAGGAAGCGGTTGAGAAAACCCTTGGATCTCAACCAGAAGAGCTCGAGGATCTACGCGAGAAACTGAAAGACAAAGGCATGACTCCTGACGAAATCGAAGTCATAATCGAACAGGCGAAGAACTTGTCCAAGAGTGACTTGGAGGCACTGCTAGAGAGCTTGGGTATCAGCTTCTGAAAGGATCCTAGTTTGTAATCCTTGTTTCAGGGTTACTCTTGAAAAGTCCTTTCGGCTTCTTCGAGGAGGCCCTGGTGCTTCTCAAAATAGTCTCTGGCGGGTTCTAAGAGTTCGATGAGGGCCTTTGCCACTGCTTTCTTTACATCAAGCGGATGCAGTTCCTCATCGACATATGCTCGCTCAAATGCTTCTATTGAATCGAAAGAGATGTCTCCCCCAAATTTCTCCTTTCTCTCAATCTTGATTCCTTCATACCTCGGGAAGATTATGTATCTCATTGTGGCTGTGATTGGATTATCGGCCAATTCGCCCGACGGACAATATGCCCCTCGGATTGTTTCCCTTATGCTTTCAGGATTATCTGTTACTCGAATGTGAGATGATGGATCGCTTGCGGACATTTTGGCACCACCACCCTTCAGTGATGGGAGCAAGGACATGAAGATGTACGAACTCTTGGGGAACTCAACATATTCTAGGTGTTCCCGACCAAGCATGTAGATGTTCCGTTGATCTATGCCACCAACTGTGATATCTGCATTCAAGTACTTGACATCCAGAATCTGGAGAAGGGGATACAATAGCTCCGAAACCTTGGCCGTTCCTCTTTGTCGAACAACTTCACTAGCTGCTCGTTTGGCCCTGTTTGTTGTTACTCTTGCTGCTATTCTGTACAAATCCTCCACATACTCACGAGTATGTTGATATGATGATCCTCTAACAAACTTCATTTTATTCGAGTATTCTCCGAGAATCCCCCGAATACATTGCTCGTAGTAATCTGACCTCGTTTCCATCTGTTCAAAGGAGGTTTTCCTGTCATCAAGATGGGCATGATAATCCGCTAGCAGTATGGTACCTTCTCCACCTATCTCAGTGAGCTGAATGAGTTTGTTCAAGGGAATGAGATATGCGAAGTGGAACGGGCCAGTTGGTGCGGTCCCATAATAGAATGTGAAATCCTCTTTGGAGGCAAGTAGGTCTTCTATTTCGTCTGCGGTTACCACTTCTTCGGTGTTAGCAAGAGCGATTTCTGCGCGACTGCTCATTCGTACTCACGAATCGAAGTCATCAAAATCAGCGATTTAAGGTTGCTGGGGACGGCACTATCTCAGTCTCCGGTCATTCTCGTTACTATTGCCATAGCAACAAATCCCACCATGACGCTGAACCATAATGTTACAAAACGAACGAGCATCGTGGCTGCGCTGGCTATAGCTATTGGTAGCACCATCAAAGTGGTCATCATCCCTATGGCAAATGCCTCGTAGCCTCCTAGTCCTCCTGGGAGAAAGATAAGGACTGCTCCGACTGTGGATGCTCCCGCGTGAATGAATGTTGCTGATGCCAAA harbors:
- a CDS encoding tyrosine--tRNA ligase: MSSRAEIALANTEEVVTADEIEDLLASKEDFTFYYGTAPTGPFHFAYLIPLNKLIQLTEIGGEGTILLADYHAHLDDRKTSFEQMETRSDYYEQCIRGILGEYSNKMKFVRGSSYQHTREYVEDLYRIAARVTTNRAKRAASEVVRQRGTAKVSELLYPLLQILDVKYLNADITVGGIDQRNIYMLGREHLEYVEFPKSSYIFMSLLPSLKGGGAKMSASDPSSHIRVTDNPESIRETIRGAYCPSGELADNPITATMRYIIFPRYEGIKIERKEKFGGDISFDSIEAFERAYVDEELHPLDVKKAVAKALIELLEPARDYFEKHQGLLEEAERTFQE